Below is a genomic region from Gasterosteus aculeatus chromosome 2, fGasAcu3.hap1.1, whole genome shotgun sequence.
tgatctgtgagggaaactctacTAAGTGGAGAGTGATGAAGGTTGATGAATATGGTGACGTGTCATCATGTTCTTACTGGGGAGaaatgactggatccacatgcaacaccgACACTACAGCGCgtagtggagtgtactggtgtgagtctgtaACACAGTCCAGCAGtgcagccaacatcactatacacagtgagtttatattcatttaaaggtttttatatctaaagtatttacacatcttcatacagagtgctgacatttttaaggtgacttcatgatgagttttactcaatatttattttaacaaacgGTTCAACAATCTTAGTTTGTAAATCCCTGATATCTtgtatcatttaattaaaagattTCCAACCATCTACAAActacttatcctgcacacaggggggctggagtttaTCCCAGCCAAGTTTGGGAATtagacagggttcaccctggactgtttgccagccaatcacagggctaacacagaaacacaaccattcacacacctacaggcaatttaaagttaCCGATCCATCTGATCCCCAAACGCAtgtgtttggactgtgggaggaagctggagtacccagagagaacccacacagacacagagagaacatgcagactccacacagaaaggccactgggcggagtcgaaccaagaacctttttgctgtgaggcgacagtgataaccaccacaccaccgtgccgcctttgAACTGATTTAGTAAAGCAAAGAATAACTGTTACACAGACAGATGTGATCCTttaactcctgcgtcctccttgtatgaaggagaatcagtgactcttcactgtcgacatggagaccagagaaaggagaagaatgctgacttctacaaagacaaaacacttattgagatggacacaaaccatcaacacacacatgaaatcaccatttctctgatgtctgatgggagctcttacaagtgcagatttaaggacaaagaatctgaaatagaatatttgaaatgtgagattagttactatgtttaaagacattgtacccaaacacctgtttaacacatgaagacagataaaaagatggaggacatcagcagtgacagtaatccaccaaggactcatcataacacgtctttattctgtcaaacctctttccaacaggTGTCCCTCgtcctgtcctcacagtgtctccatcacggacgagtcctggagactcagtgactctgacctgcagagttGAACCTcagtctgcaggatggaggttcttctggtataaggCTGTTCCAGACATGTCACACTACTCCTACACCCCTGAACTTCTAGCTGGTGGCACCAATGGGACTGAACAGGATTTctacattcttcatggacagacacacacagcaggatatgtgtgcagagctggaagaggagatcctgtgtctTACACTCTGTATAGTGGtgtgaagtttgtctggtctggaggtgagtttgttcagacttttatattcttgcacaagggaatgaatgtcctttttgtgttgacgttgtttgtcctgtgtgtgtctcctaatgatgtgtcttcaggtgtgagtccagcagcgtctctcacagtgagtcctcacagactgcagcacttcagcacagagtcactgtcactgatctgtgagggaaactctacTGAGTGGAGAGTGAAGAAGGCTGATGAATATGGTGACGTGTCACCCTGTTTTTACTGGGGAGAAATGAatggatccacatgcaacaccaaCGCTAGAGCGagtagtggagtgtactggtgtgagtctgaaacacagttcagcaatgcagccaacatcactatacacagtgagtttatattaatttaaaggtttttatatctAAAGTATTTACTCATCTCTTTacagagtgctgacatttttaaggtgacttcatgatgagtttaactcaatatttatttcaacaaacGGTTCAACAATCTTAGTTTAAAAATCCCTGATATCTtgtatcatttaattaaaagattTCCAACCATCTACAAAcaacttatcctgcacacaggggggctggagtttaTCCCGGCCAAGTTTGGGAATtagacagggttcaccctggactgattgtcagccaatcacagggctaacacagagaaacacaaccattcacacacctacaggcaatttaaagttaCCGATCCATCTGATCCCCAATGCAtgtgtttggactgtgggaggaagctggagaacccagagagaacccacacagacacagagagaacccACAAAGTATTTACACATATTAATACAGTGCTGACATTTCTAAGGTGACTTTATGATGAGTTTAACTCTATATTCATTTGAACAAACGATTCAACAATCTTAGTTTGTTGCAGTATCATTTCTCTGTATTATCCAACACGTCTTTGTAGTTTACTTTCCTCTTTATGACCATTGACATCCACCATTGACTTTAAACCAGGAGGAGCTGTAGAGTTAGCTGCTCACTTTGTACCTTTTAGACCATTCTGTAGCTCACTGCCACTAAGTGGACATTTGTCTCCCGACATATTGAGCATTAATTAAAGATGTAACTGTGAGCATGTACGTCACCAAAGGGCCGTCTCTTCCATCCATGAAATGCAGCTATTCGCTCAGctactgtgtgaatgtgaataacaaatgtaaactgtaaatgtcttctcctcattgttcatcagcttgtttgacttcctgtcctctggtctctttacaggtggtgatgtcatcctgTTGAGTTCTGTCCATCCTGTGACTGAGGGACATTCCGTCACTCTTGGCTGCAAGTTGAGGACAGAAAACTTTCTTTATAATGTGGATttctataaaaatgacaaactcatCCCAAATCCTGCCAGAGGGGAGCTGCTTATCTCTGCAGTTACTAAGTCAGATGAaggcttttataaatgtacaggAAGGAAATCACCTCAAGGTTTGGAGACTTTGACCTCAGCAGAGAGCTGGTTGTCAGTGAAATGTGAGTACGAGTTTTGTAACATGTGTTACAGTCTGAGTGAGAACAGGTGTCACTGAATTAGAAGTTATCTTAAgataaactatttttttgtgagacaatatagttttaaagatgttcatgttcagtaaaaacacataatattAGAGATGTAACATGACCAGCAGTGAAAGGTGAATGTTGTTTGATCAAGGcttcatgtttgtgtatttgagtgtgtgtgttgtagtactTGTTTAGTACTACAACACATTAGTACCTGTGTTTTTActagttttactttgttttgagtatgtttttctgtttctgtgacactctgagatctgttgatgaagagtgtgttataaataaactgtattattattgttacttgtgtatctcttcatggttggtgtgtacttgtgtgtagatcctgaagaagcagcatcaagctctgtgtttctcgtgccgttggttgttggtctggtttctggagttttactgattattctcctgctgctgtttctgcgtcGCTACAGAAAGTCAGAAGGTGAGATCTTTTCCTTCTGATATCAGACTGATTTCACTGAAATAAGTCAAAGTCACAGATATTATTACACACACTAATTAATGATCaatgtgaaacctttttcttgcagcttcaagcctcagcaggttggtacaagcctctcttctctcactctgaacatggcagcaggactttacatgttcctcattaaatcctctgtatttacttcatgttttggacccacaaggtctcagaggaccaatcagagcccagCTACAGACCACATGATCAACCAGGGTGAAACTCAAGACGGACATTACGCTTCTCTTCTTCATGGTCAGCTTTAAtcctgatttatttaataatgtctTCTTAACTTTAATGCTAACATTTCCATCTCTGGTTATCTGTTTGAGAAGATTCTATAATTGATACAAAGTGGTTCAAATGATTGATACGACCTCGTCTTCATCCTCACTGCTCTGCAGGTGATTCTTGTCTCTATGAAGCAATCGGAGGCTCTGAGGAACCTGAACATGGTGCAGTAAatcctgtgtgttcatcacacaGCTGTTAAAATACTAGAATCAGATGATCAAGTGACTGGTTGATCGTCCTTtaaattaaagacaaagtgtatcgatgatgtcacagattcTGTGTTTGAGCTTAAAGACATTGATGGTTAATGTGAATACTTCTATAAGGGAACAAGCTGCAGTGGTTGAGATGCTTTTGTAGGCCAGCAGAGCTTTAATAAAGGAGAATAAAGTGTCTCTTCATGCATTCATCTGATCCTTCTAACAGGGACGAATGATGAACCAGAGGAGAGTGTTTATGAAAATGTGAGgatggaaacagctgcaggtaCTTCAAGTACAACAGACCATGTAGTACAATCTGAGTGTACTTGTGTATTACTACCAGCAGTCGGCAAAGGTCAAACACAACACTTACACCTGTTACTCTTAAATAACCTTTAATCTCTTTTATCAGAtggataaaaacatctgcatggacAGAACCAGGGGAACGGATGACGACATGAAAAACCACACCTTTGTCTTTCTGAGTAATTATTGTGTCAACTTCTTCTTTCCTGATATGAGACAGTATTTTGTAGTTAACCCACAAAAAGATGATTTAAAGGAAATACATCatatgtttttaaaagtttattacatttaagtatttaaatgtttgtgttgagtgtttactgtacatttcatttcatctcctcagtcacttttttttaaagcttttttgaaGGCTGGTTCGGAGGCTTGTTTGAAAAACGGAAAAAAGTAGTTTGACGTCTGAGCTTCAGAACGTTGGTGATATTACTCAATATGAAGTAATGGTTTCATTTAAAcgattaaaataaatgtttatctttgtctttttaagagttttaacaggtgctgtttgtattttatcttAACCGGTTTGTGTTTAACCTTTTTATGCATCAATAAACTTCTAAACAGTGTTTCCTACAGtcatttctttaataaaattaaTATTAGAGATCACAGGGAACGTATGTCCAcatgctcctcctgcatcacatTAGTAAGATTCATCCAAACAAAATTcctatattgtatatatatatgaatataaaatatactttatatGTATCTATGGGTGCATGACATGCTGCTCTCCATGAGTCAGGTGCAGAGCGCGGGTGACCATCCCCCTTAAGGAtggcgcgtgcttctgcgtctttacgcaccgttgtgtcgacgcactcgtttcaactcatggttctaaaagtcttgcgtgtgttgcagagcaattcaccgccagaacaacaagtggagtaacgtgtttttattgaagacgacctagagagtcacgtctgtgtgtggttcattttattttgtatagcccataattgcaaatgacaaatctgccttagagggctttacagtctgtacacatgcaacatcctctgccccgaaacccaccatcggcacaggaacaactccccaaaaaacgaaaaaaaaaccttccaagagggaaaaaagggaagaaaccttagggagaacgtcagaggagggatcccactcccgggatggacagactacaatggatgccatgtgtacagaatgaacaatgtataatacatgcaattcctatgacagaaatgattcaagtaactgtagtaagccaggcgcacagcaggaccactgcaggggcacccaaacatcagatagaaccaccatccacagaagcctgtggggagggagagcacagagacttaaggagagggtaatgttggtttacgagtacagtgatatgattaatatctaaaataatcatgatgatggcagcagcaggcgtcaaaagggccacggcaggtgtcaggaccagagtcccgaaggaaccacagTCTCCGGTCTCTCCAACAAACTGTCCCTTTTATAACCCCAGAAAGACCGGATTCATGAAAGTCCTCAAAGAAGCACAGAGAGGCAAACAAAACCTTTAAGACCTCTGAGGCCATGAACAAGTGTCCACCTGGTACTTAGTATCTCACCTCTTTGCAGAACTGCTGTCACTTCCGTCTCATCAGGATTcctcatttttgaacacaaacatatatttaGTGTTTTAGTTTTAGGTGGCATGCTCGATCTAACGTTTCCCACAGAACGATGAGATACCAACAGCAACATGCAGATAGGACTCATCAACGGTGCGTCATCCAGGTGATTCCGGAGGTAGATACTCAGTAGCAACAAAGGCTGACTAGTTAACAATCTAAGATAATTCACAAtaaaaattcataaaaaaaggaatggGGCACCAGCCTGAAATATCAAACAACCCAGTTCAATGCGGTTCATTTTTTCcttatgttttcactttgtcttgCTCCGTTTTATTTGGGTCAACAGAAACACGGAGAAATGGAAAGTTGTCTTACTTTTATTGTGATGGTCTTATATTCAGTTACGGATTTACAAGTGCTGTGGCCCCAGATAAACATGTGACTCTGGTCCCTGATCAAACTTCACGTTCCTCACAATGGAGCGACCTATAACCAGAGTTGGCTTCTGTGTCgctgagtggggagaagcggtgTGAAACGGGAAAAGTGGTTGGTGGTGAACCGTGTGCTTCGAGACTCGAGCTTACTCCGGACAGTCAGCAGCCTCCCTGCTGggggggttgccgggggacggctagcaggagctaacgactgagcttccatggaGCCGTGCTTCTACCTCACTAGGCCTCGCCTCCGACatatcaaatatactacattACATGTACCACgcaagggaggcagaggaatagctagacatgtgacacaccgactgagagagagcaggagagggagggaagacgTCACTAGGTTAGCTGCAAAGCTAATGTAGCTAACGCTAGTGGAACTAGCGTCGATGCTAAACAACGTCCAAGtaattatttgattaaatgaaacGTTGCTAGAAGATGGACGGGTGTGCGTGTTAAACGACACGTCAGATAGATAACAGTTATTTTCCCGCTTGTACTGATAAATATTAGACACAATCTGTGAAAGTTTgatggcaacaggaagtgaagcaaCACGCCTCACCGCATAGACGCTGCTTCTGATTCCTAATATGATAAATACTTTTACACTGTCACATTTCATGAGGCGAGTGCATCACTAAAGACTATTTCTATAACCAGAGTGTGAGCTAACGTGAGCCTGATCCCTGTCTTTCGAATTGATCCTAGCAAGATCAATAGCAGAAACTAAGCTTAGTATCGATACTTTTGGTATTTATCTGACCAAGTAGAGAGAAAAATGACATCCTCTTGACCATCATGTATCACTGTGAGGACTGCAGTTAGTGGACAGATGTGTTGACTCCTCCGGGTCTACAGCTGTACCGTATGATCACATCGCCAGCAGATCCTTTTCCCATCGGCCTTGTAGCCACAATCTCATTACATAATCAATGTCTGTCAAATCAACATTTATAGCCATCATTTCTGATGAAAATGATGTTACATTGTTCGTACTAAATACATCgattcaaatatgtattttcatgGCATATCAATCAAACTGCCTGAGTGGTACAAAGAAATTCTTGGCAAACAGCAGGATACAATTAGCTTACATTGATGATCACATGAGATGGACAAACTGTTTTAATGATACTGTTACAGCGTAAAGAATATCCAAATCTActtggccctgtgtgaaaaagtaacTGCAATTGAACTCAGCTTTCAAAGGATTTGAAAGTTCACAGTTCACTCAAGACACCAGGAAGGGGGCAAatactttttcacattttttgggCCACTGACTCATCGTTTAATAACTCggttgtgtctgtctgtcaataGTGACAATTGTTGCCTTTGCCCTCATTGCGGCCAAAAGACTCCTTTCCACTGAATACAGTCTTCATCAGGTGAGTCACGTGACCTCAGCATTTTACTTTCCAGATGCTCTCAATTCTGACCTTCTTCCAGGATGTGAAATAGAGCTTCAGTGTGACACGAGGAGACGTCTTATCGTAGCGTGTGTGACACATTGTTGCAAACCGCGTTGTCTCCAGGTGGAGACACCTGCTGCTCAGATAGAAGGAGGCCAGCAGGCGGAGGCCTCGTCCCCCCCTGAGTGGAGAGTCtccactgtcacggtgtggttcacttcctgttgtattttgtagttttctgccactcgtgtccccgggtaacttcacttcctgccttgtcccgtcatcccctgtgatcgtcttaatagtttccacctgtgtccaatcacctgcacctcccttgtgtatttaagcagtgtgtctcctgtgtcacttgtcgcgtcattgtctttagccacgcatgtccttgtctttcgtcacacatgttgcctgctgttttttcctcccggttcctgtgtttttgacctttgactactaaagtccttttgttcctccaagtctgcattttgagtcctgccttacacccccaaccctgacagactgacgcgaccaaagaagggctcagcagacccaaTGCCAGATTACGGACCAGATtacctggacgtaagaagtcccttctggcagcggaaaacgaacTTCATCTTCGGTCCCAggggctatcagctcgcctgcctcgagctccgggatctGCTAAATCCTAAGAGGAGCCCTGGCCAGAGGAATAA
It encodes:
- the LOC144386214 gene encoding uncharacterized protein LOC144386214, coding for MGNTLFGALGLFSLNILLYCGHAQGVPHPVLTVSPSWTSPGDSVTLTCRVEPQSAGWRFFWYKAAPKLSSTDNSYTSKLLAGGTTGTEQDSYILHGQTHTAGYVCRAGRGDPVSYTRSYVKIVWSGAVNPAASLTVSPHRLQHYSTESLSLICEGNSTKWRVKKVDEDGRVSSCSKWGAMNGSTCNTDTTASSGVYWCESETQFSNAANITIHRVPHPVLTVSPSWTSPGDSVTLTCSVELPSAGWRFFWYKAVPEMSYTYYYTYEILAGGTNGTEQDSYILHGQTHTAGYKCRAGRGDPVFYTQYSGVKFVWSGGVNPAASLTVSPHRLQHFSTESLSLICEGNSTKWRVMKVDEYGDVSSCSYWGEMTGSTCNTDTTARSGVYWCESVTQSSSAANITIHSVPRPVLTVSPSRTSPGDSVTLTCRVEPQSAGWRFFWYKAVPDMSHYSYTPELLAGGTNGTEQDFYILHGQTHTAGYVCRAGRGDPVSYTLYSGVKFVWSGGGDVILLSSVHPVTEGHSVTLGCKLRTENFLYNVDFYKNDKLIPNPARGELLISAVTKSDEGFYKCTGRKSPQGLETLTSAESWLSVKYPEEAASSSVFLVPLVVGLVSGVLLIILLLLFLRRYRKSEASSLSRSQRTNQSPATDHMINQGETQDGHYASLLHGDSCLYEAIGGSEEPEHGTNDEPEESVYENVRMETAADG